Proteins from a genomic interval of Pseudomonas silesiensis:
- a CDS encoding OprD family porin, translated as MLNKRISLIALGMLSATQAMANDQAESKGFVEDSSLKVLLRNAYMNRDYKDGNPDKAEWGQAAIGTFSSGFTQGTVGVGVDAFGLYALRLDGGKGRSGAQGIDFFKKGDSGSAANDLSKGGAAVKFRLSSTTLTYGDQMPALPVLNYDNSRLLPESYTGTLITSKEIKGLELNAGRFTAESRKSAEGRDSGGLKSINVLGGSYQFTEQFKAALYASDVEDVLKKQYVNANYAFPIDKDQSLSLDFNGYRTKLDDSYVRESGATGDDNKIWSLAATFATGPHSFTLAHQRSTGDSNLGYPYGGYQKGQGRVGDGGNTIYLANSYWSDFNAEDERSWQLGYGLDFTTFGVPGLTYNVAYVRGSNITTSTSEGGTEREIFNQFKYVVQSGAAKDLSVRLRSSVLRVSQKSSEYNVSGNEVRVFVDYPINVF; from the coding sequence ATGTTGAACAAGCGAATCAGCCTGATCGCTCTGGGGATGTTGAGTGCCACACAGGCCATGGCTAACGACCAGGCCGAATCCAAGGGTTTTGTTGAAGACAGCAGCCTCAAAGTGCTGCTGCGCAATGCCTACATGAATCGCGACTACAAAGACGGCAACCCGGACAAAGCCGAATGGGGCCAAGCGGCCATAGGTACCTTCTCGTCCGGTTTCACCCAAGGCACCGTGGGTGTGGGCGTGGATGCTTTCGGCCTGTACGCATTGCGTCTGGATGGCGGCAAAGGTCGCAGCGGCGCACAGGGTATCGACTTCTTTAAAAAGGGCGACAGCGGCAGCGCGGCAAATGACCTGTCCAAGGGTGGGGCGGCGGTCAAATTCCGTCTCTCCAGCACAACGCTGACCTACGGCGACCAGATGCCGGCTCTGCCGGTGCTCAATTACGACAACTCGCGCCTGCTGCCGGAAAGCTACACCGGCACCCTGATCACCTCCAAGGAGATCAAGGGCCTGGAGCTGAACGCCGGTCGCTTCACCGCCGAATCGCGCAAAAGCGCGGAGGGCCGTGACAGCGGTGGCTTGAAATCGATCAACGTGCTGGGTGGTAGCTACCAGTTCACCGAGCAGTTCAAGGCAGCGTTGTACGCCTCCGACGTCGAAGACGTGCTGAAGAAGCAATACGTGAACGCCAACTATGCGTTCCCGATCGACAAGGATCAGTCCCTGAGCCTCGACTTCAATGGCTACCGCACCAAGCTGGACGATTCCTACGTCCGCGAAAGCGGCGCCACCGGCGATGACAACAAGATCTGGAGTCTGGCCGCCACCTTCGCCACCGGTCCACACTCGTTCACCCTCGCGCATCAGCGCAGCACGGGCGACAGCAACCTGGGCTACCCCTACGGCGGCTACCAGAAAGGTCAAGGTCGCGTCGGCGATGGCGGCAACACCATCTACCTGGCGAACTCCTACTGGTCCGACTTCAACGCCGAAGACGAACGCAGCTGGCAGCTGGGCTACGGTCTCGACTTCACCACCTTCGGTGTTCCAGGCCTGACCTACAACGTCGCCTATGTGCGTGGCAGCAACATCACCACGTCCACCAGCGAAGGCGGCACCGAGCGCGAAATCTTCAACCAGTTCAAGTACGTCGTGCAAAGCGGCGCGGCCAAAGACCTGAGCGTGAGACTGCGCAGCTCGGTCCTGCGCGTGTCGCAGAAATCCAGCGAATACAACGTCAGCGGCAACGAAGTACGGGTGTTTGTGGATTATCCGATCAACGTTTTCTGA